Genomic window (Tamandua tetradactyla isolate mTamTet1 chromosome 3, mTamTet1.pri, whole genome shotgun sequence):
TGTAAGAGGTTGCTGTAGACTTCcattaacttttgttttttcaagcattcttttttatgaaatatatcatgcaaaaaagcaatacatttcaaagaatattgtaataaatagttatagaacagattcctaAGTGTGgcatgggttactattccacaattttaggtttttccttctagctgttccaagacatcggagagtaaaaagaaatatcaatataatgattcagcagttatactcacttgttaaatcctattttctctgttataactcctacttttttttccagtgtatttttttttaactgtgaaatctaacatgtatacaaaaagagcaatacatttcaaaatacattgtaacaagtaattatagaacaaatttcagggtttggtatgggtcgcagctccacaattttaggtctttccttctaGATACTCCAAAACAccggaaactaaaagaaatatcaatatgatgattcagcagtcatactcatttataaCTCCTACTTTTCCTTTGATCCTCTTCgcaatatttaggggtatttgagctccatcctttctaactttttcatgttggaaagggctgctgATGATATGGGataggatggaactagttgatgctcttgcAGAAGCTGGcgcttctgggtttcaggacttatctggcctaggaacctaacccgaggttgtaggtttctggaacgtaatcttagtatgtgaaacttttgtagaaatctcagacagagccttagctgttctttagggttaacaggagtggttttggttgggggttggcaaatcatGGTAATTAGCAACATATAGCTAAAGCTTGTAGAATAGCCTCtcactgtatttgaactctcttcaccactgattccttattttgttacatttcttccccccttttggtcagtaaaGCACTGTCAATTCCACGGGGCCACAGCCAGGcccattcctgggagtcatgtcccatgttgccagggaccAACTTCcaccctgcatgtcatgtcccacgtaggggggaaggtaatgattttactcgtagagttgggcttagagagagagaggccaaagctgagcaacaaaagaggttttctggaagtaactcttaggcataactataagtaggcttaggttctctgctacggaaataaacttcacaaaagcaagcctcaagatcaagggcttggcctattgacttgagagtccctaatatttgagacagtatcaggtaTTTCCGCTGTGGGAAAGCTTAagagttccataatttttctcccatcccttaagggagtTTGCCAATAGTTTTAATTAActgtccaacatactctgggaggTACCCCCGTATTActttaaactatacagaattacaagccctcatttccattctgggctccatgagtttggattgtttaaataagctatccagacCAGTTAcgttagatcatgtgctacagaaaatttaggttttggacaaaataaacctctcttcctttggtctcatacagtaggtgaagttctaaaataccgACAATGTCCTCTATACCCCTGAATTCTGATTCACGTTGCTCTCAACCCCATTGGCTTCCTTCTCATCTTTAAAtgaagcctaatctctttttcagtttctttaacagttgatATATGTCGCACTGCTGATTTTCagggctgcagaactctagctctgagtcttacATGTCACACAGGTAGTCAAAGTTCCAAGGAGATACtgggttatacatatatagcacggCATCTCAAACTCTAGAAATAACATTCACAGCtatggactaaatgtgactgctataagagctgacaatctaggccctaattttcttataggGATTTTTTAaagagaccatgcagtatttgttcttttgtttctggcttattttgcaccacataatgtccccaaggttcattcacctcattgcatgcgtcaggacttcgttcctttctCTAGCTGCATGATAGTCCGTCATACGTACACATCATATTTTGCCATTTAatttctcagtcaatgcatccttcagtcacctccatccattcgGCATCACAAGTAATGTTCAAACTCAACATCCATGACTCACATTTTCCTCCCTTAGTCACGCAGTCACCAACATTCTCATTttcagaccattttcattgctccaaagagaaaaataactgataaacacaccttcaccaaatagaaagtccaaatctccccttaactctagTGCTCCCCtgccccaattatttacccccggtattgctgtggtactgttgatgtcttcctgttaaacacagacCACAGCACGCAATAGTCTTTTCCCCCTCTGCTCCTCTATTGTTGACTCTTTGTCCATGATTCATAAccttgaagtagttcatgcaagaacgtatttatatttgtagtgttaattggtggaatacgtggctctatacaacccctttcaatcatgttcaccttcaatatggcaactTTGCTTATAAATCTATTAATGAACTGCAGAAGAGGTCGTTTTTAATACCCTACCTGGTAGCTGAAAGCTGATAGGGATGTGGGCATGATGTGGAAGGTTTCCCAGATAATAAAGTCAGAACCAAACACATCACAGAGCTGGATTCAGGGAAATCTCCAAGTAAGAGGCAATATTTAAAATGGGCTTGAAATGATGGGAAGAACATGAAAAAAGGAATTAACTGGGACAATCATAAGCCTAAGCAGAGGGAGCAGCATGAGCGAAAGCAGAGGTGGGAGGGACTGGGATGTGTCTGGAGAACAGCGAGCGCTGGACTGGGAGTCTGGACACCTGATGACTGACCCTGGTCGCGCAGCTGACGGGCTGTGACCCTGGGTGAGTCATTCACCTTCTCTGGGTCTCATCTTCAGAATGAAGAGGTTGAACTTGATGATGTCTCTAAGATCCGTTCCTGTTTTGATATCCCCTGAGTTTAATTCCCAGGAAGTCCCCCAGTCATGCAGGGCCTGGGCTAGCCCCGCACCCCCCAAACCAGCTCAAGCTCAACTCCTTCTGGTCATCTGTATCTGCCTGGCCCTTTGCACCTGGGGAAGGCGGAGCTGGGAAGCTCCCTAGTGCTGGAGCTGGACAGAGCCCCAGAGGGGTCTGTGCTTGTTTGTATGTAtagggggtagggggtgggaagTGGGGGGGTGACAGACAACTTTGTGGATTGATCTAGCTCAAGAAGGTGAGAAGGAGCCCTAGAGGTGAGAGTTCCACCCTGCCAGTCATCTTTTTAGGTAAATAACCCTACATCCAGcatttccccttcccttcccatcCCGGCAGGTGCCGGGGGTGTCCAGAGTGCCCAGCGCAGAGGTGTGAACTCCACTTCCTCAGACCTAGGGGCTGCCCTTGGAGATACCCCCTAAGTTCTAGCCCCTGTCTCTGGTCACCCACCATTCTCTACTTTTTCTATAGGGAGCTAACAGCATCAAGCTCCCTGGCCACCCATTTCCTGGACCTCAGATATCGCCTTTAGTCCAGGAACTCCGGTAAAGCTTCTTGGGTCCCTGCAAGGCTGTCCTGGGGCCTGGGAGGAGACGGGTGTGATAGAGCATCTCAAGACACAACCCCAGAGGCTCATGGAGAGGAACAGAGCAAGGACTCGGAAATCTGCTTACTCCATTTGCTAACTGGGTGATTTTGAGCAAATTGCCTGccaatgcctcagtttccttctctgcccAAATAGAGTTGGAGATTCTCATGGTACGGTGAAGTGTGGGGATCAGAGGTCATGTGGAGAGCCTGGTGGACATTCCCTCCAAGGCAGCTCTTAGGGGACATGGGGAGAGAGGTCCTGAGCCCCTCCCAGGTCTGAGGGACTCTAGGAACAGCATTGCTGTCTGGGTGATGCAGAGCAGGCTAGGACCTTATAACACCTTTTGATGGCTGCTAAGTGTGGTAACCTCCTTTGGTCATTCAAAGGAGGAATGCCCTCTGAGTTTTGGATGACACTCAGAGGGCATTCCTGTCTCCATTTCTATTTCTCAGAGTAAACTGCTGAGCCCCAGGGAAACGACTTGTGCCAGCACACCCAACTCTCCTCTGAGTCTCCGTCACAGAGGTCAGTGTTCAGAGCCCCAGGGGTCCCTCCGCAACGCCGACTTCACCTTCCCCCCCACCTCTCGCCCCCAACCTTTAGCACCTACTATTTGCTGCAGGTTAGGTCTGTTTAGCCCCTCCTTTGTGATGGCCAGACAGCAGACACGGGGGAGGGGGGTGGCAAGGGAGACAGTGGAAGCCACCAGCTCCTAGCCaagcccaccccctgccccctggAGGGAGGCTCCTCCTTTTAGGGCTGCTTCTGGGAATTTCCACCCCCAGAGCCCTAAGCAGCGACTCCATCCCTGGCTCAATACCTGCGGATCACCCTTGGGAAGACAGATGGGGTGCCAAGCCTGAGGGCGGGTGAAGCTGACCCTAAGGGGCGGGGAGGAAGGGcccttccttcctcctgcctAGAAGGCACCCCGAGTGCCAGTCTCTGAGGACCAGGAATAATGCAAGACACTGCAAGGACCAGCCTCTGTGTCCAGAAGGCTCCCACAGCTCCATCCTCTGTGCTCGGGTAGCTGGGCCCGAGAGCCGGGTGGCCGGCAAGGGCAAGAGTGCATGCAAGCCCCTGCCGGCGTCCGCTTCACAGTCTCACTGGATGGGAAGGTGGACACCTCACACCTCAGCTCTCCCAATtactccctcctccccctccttttccccctcctccccccttttctttctccttctcctcctcccctctctctcttcctctcccccctGAAAACCTGTGGCTCGAAGAGACCTTGGCTTCTCTGGGACTCTACCCCTGGGGACTGCCCACATCTGCTCCTGAgtttgggggcaggggggagacCTCTCCAGCGATGGGAGCCGCCCGCCTGCTGCCAAACCTCACTCTGTAAGTGTGTTGCATCGCCGACTTGAGTTTTGTTGCCATTTCCAGCCTTGGGGCAGACCTAATCTTGCCGGGGACTCTGGCTGCCCACAAGGACGGCTGGGCGGGTAGGGGGTGTGGGCGTGCGCGCGTGCCTGGGTGTGCGCCCTGGGCTTGCAGCTGGCACCCACACCCGTGTCTGTTTTGTCTCCCCCGACACAGGTGCTTGCAGCTATTGATTCTCTGCTGTCAAACTCAGGTAGGCAGGTGCTCCCCCACTgacttttccccttctctcctaTCCAGCCTGCTTTCCGGGTAGACAGGGGCAGTTTCTGGCCTCTCCTTGCGTCTGGGAGGCTCTGAGGTTTGGAGGGGTCGGCCCTTGGGGTGAAGTACACAGCAGGGCCGAAAGGGAGTAGGGGACGGGGCATTGGGAGAtgcgggggagggggaggttgCCTGAGATTTTCATCTCAGTGAGTGGACCAGTCCTCCTTCTGAAAAAAACGCTCCCTACTTCCCCTGGGGTTTCTGCGTCTCCATCCCTCTGCACCGGTTCCCCCAGAAAGCTAAGTGCCTGGGGCAGCCCAGGCTGGAGGGACAGAGTCCTGGCGGGGTTGGACGAGGGTGGAGGTGACCGCTCAGGTGAGGCTTGTACTTTCAAAAGCCCTGGTGGGGTCCACTCACCGCTTCACTCCCGCCAACACGGACGTCCCCGGGGGgcttttggggggagggtggcCAGCGCGTCGTCGCGCAGGCAGGTTCAGAACGCCCGGCCAAGGTGGGGCGACTCCCTACCTATGGGGCAAAGAGGTCAAGCCCAAAGAGGTTTGTCTGGGTCAGGATTTAGGGTTTGTTTCTCTAcgctccccccccccaccccaagtcagtccccctctgctccccccacccccacgcacacccccaccccagcctcagcCCCCTATGTGAGGCTCGGTCCCTTTTTTGTGATCCTCCATAAAAGTGCAGCTATTAAAATGCACTGGTCCAGAACCGCGCTGGGGCGAGATCGCTTGGCTTTCCCAGGCCAGAGGCCCGCTTCTCTTCATATCCAGTGGGGACTTTTTTTGAAGGTAAATGCCTTTTCTCTGGTAGAGGGAAAGGGGCTGCCTTTGAAGCAGTGGGGGGGTGGGAGAGCGCGacaactccccccaccccttttcctTCCCCCTTTCGCTCTAGCCCCGTTCCAGACCTTTTGCTCCACTTCCAGGGAGAGCGAGAAGAAAGCTCCCGGCCTGGCCgggcgggggctgggggtgggcccAACCTGTTCTGGAAGGGGAATTAGCACAATGGTGCTGCTGGCTGGGGCGTTTATGGCCCGGCCGAGGCCCCATTCAAGCCTTGGGGAAGGTGGCAAAGCTGTCCTCTCCCCCCTGACGTGCCCCCTCGCCCCCCTCGGAGGGGGGGGCCAGCAGGCCGGACCACAGCCATGCTTGAGGGGCCGTCTGACAAGCAGCTGTCTGCGGCAGTGGAAGGGGAGGTCCCCCCGCAGCGGGGACATGAAAGGAACAGGCAAGGTCCCGCGGGGAGAGCGACTTGTGGGCTGTGGGCTGTGGGGGGGCGTGGGGCTGCTTTTGTGCAGGGCTTGAAGGGGGACGAGGAGAGGAGGGGGCTTCGGGGGGCCCTCTCTGCTCCTGACCTGGAACAGGCAGCCAGGAGGAGGCTGCTCGCCAAGAGGGGCGGAGGTCCTGAACCTGGGCCAGGAGGCTCGGGGCTGGGGAGTCTGGCCAGACCCCACCGAGGGTCCTGGGCCAGCCAGACCCCACCCGCTGGCAGAGAGGCCAGTGAGAGGCAGGCCGGGcagctcccccaccccaaatgctCTCCTTGGTCTTCCCAGAGTGGGGCATCGGGGGCAACCCCTGGCCTGAGTCCCGCAGACACTGCTCTCTCAGGCTGGTGTCTTGCCATGCTCCTGGCCTCTGGGGGAGCTGCAGGTGGAAATGAGCAGTGACAAGTAGGAAGGGTTAACCCTGAGCAGGTTAGCTTTCAGCCTCAGGGAGCTGCtccctcaccaccctcctccaAGGTGACATCTCCCACCCGTCTCTATAGGAGAAAGGGGCCCTAAAAGGTGCTGAGAGAGTCTAGCTCTGTTCAGATGGTTGGGATCCAGCCTGGGataaagaggaaatcaggaatctggggcagggccagggaaaGGGATCcagggggagagagaaaaacaaaaatgaggtgCATTGTACATGCCAGAACTGATGCTGCTGCAAGAGCTGGGACAATGTCATCTGGTTTGCGCCGCCCCAAGGGAAAGGACAGGGAAATAGTCAGCATCTCTCCCACTAGCTCCCAGGTTTCAGGAAGGTAAGAAGAGATGTAGCTTGGAGAAGGCACTTGTCCCAGCTTTGTAGAGCAGGTGGGTGGAAACTTCTCTCCCCTCCTGGTGAAGCCACCCTCCGTCACCGCCAGCCTCCTCCGTTACATTGTGACACAGGCAGGTGGCCGCGGCCACCGCTGATAACGCCCCTGGCTGCTGCCTCCAGCTCCCCCCACCCAGGGGGGCGCCGGCTGGGCCCGCAGAGCAGCGAGGAAGTGAGGAAGCGGACGGGCTTCTTTGAGGGCCCTGCACACCCAGCGGGAGAGGCAGGGGAGACTGGGCAGGAGGCTCAGGCTTCCCTGGTTAGTGCCATAAAGAAATGCTTCCAGAGGCCCTGCAGGAGCCAGGCAGGCTCTCCATATTGCGGAGTGGGGTTCTCCCCCAGCCCAATCTCAAAGCACTAACAGACTAGTTAGCTgccgtgcgtgcgtgcgtgtgtgcgtgtgtgtacacATGCTGGGGAGGAGGGGGTCCTTCAAAGCCAGTGGGGAGGACTCAGAAGTCTGGCTGTCCTTACTAATAGAGCCCAAGACCCTGGAGTTCTGGGAAGGGGACCAGCACCAAGCTAGACAGCTGTGTGGTCCTGTGGGCCGCCCACATACAACATGGGGGTTAGACACGGTCATCTCGAGGTCCCTCCCAGCTCcccaagtcctaacccctggcccAGGCTCTATCACATAGGTGTCCCCCAAGCCTGGGCTCCAGGGTGGGGCACGCAAACAAGGTGTCATGATCGACTGGCCCAGTGCCTTACAAAGGTCATGAccactcccctcctcccccagtcCTTGGCCATATGTCCACTTTGTCCTACACCCTCTACTCCGGCAGGACCTGCCCCCACCACACTCACCTCCTTACCCCTCTCCCCCCGCTGGACCAGTGGTGGCGTCGCCCAAAGCAAATTGACACTATTTTTCCCTTGGTAACCGCAAAGGGGGAGAATCACCCGTCTCCTAATTTTAACCAGTACGTGAGGGACCAGGGCGCCATGACCGACCAGCTGAGCAGGCGGCAGACCCGCGAGTACCAGCTGTACAGCCGGACCAGCGGCAGGCACGTGCAGGTCACCGGGCGCCGCGTCTCCGCCACCGCTGAGGACGGCAACAAGTTTGGTGAGTGCCAGCCCTTGGCCCACGGCCCCGCCCAGCCGCACCCTGCCCCGCCTGGCCTCTGGGCCCACCCACAGACCCTTTGTCAGGGCGGGGGCACCTGCGGGAGCGCAGGGAGAAGGCTCCCGGGCACGAGGGCTGAGGGCTGCACGGCTCCCAACCTCATCCGCCCAAGTCTGGAGGCCTGGCCGGCAGCCCCGATGGACGGAGGTctttctcccccttcccccatcACAGCCAAGCTCATAGTGGAGACAGACACATTTGGCAGCCGCGTGCGCATCAAGGGGGCAGAGAGTGAGAAGTACATCTGCATGAACAAGAGGGGCAAGCTCATCGGGAAGGTGAGGCCTGGGACGGGGGCAGGCGACCACGTACATCTTACTGGGCAGGCGCACAGGGCCCCACAGCATCTGCTCCCCTTCTGAGCCCCACACCTCCGGGTGAAGGTAGGGACCTGGGTAGGACTCACTCCCTCTGCCCCTATCCCACCCCCTCCACCACCCCCTCACTTCTCCATTTAAATGAGCCCTTCCCTTGGGGTCCTTGGCTCTGATTAGGGGGCATCTCCCCAGCACGAATCAGTCAAAACTTGAGCCCCTGCATGATACTGCAGCCCCTGAGTTCAGGCTTCAGGGCCAAGCAGGGTTGAGAGCTGGGAATTCACATAAAGCAAGCTGTCCCCTCCCCACTCCACGTTCAGTGAGGCCCATGCCGGCCACCTGCCCGGGTGACCGTTCTGCAATGGGCAGCCCCACTGTGTGCAGGGAGAACTCTATCTCCTTTGGAATCAGTCAGTCTTGGCTTCCAATTCTACTGATTGCTCACCAGCTGACCTctggtttgcttgtttggggCAAGCCTCAGGCTTCTCATTGGTGTAAATGGGCAGAGACCCCAGGCCATCCACAAGGATCAGCCGTGCAGCTGGTGAGCTGGCGTGCTATCATCGCATGCTCCTTCTTTCCATCTGAGACGGTCTGTTGCCTGCTTTCCCTCCACGCGGCAACACCACTGGGGCCTGCTGGGCTGCTCTGCACAAAAGCCTCACTCCTCCTTATGTTACTCCTCAGGAAATCGGGTCTCAGGGTGGGTAAATAGCTCGGCCCAGGTACACAACTTCAAACGACAAGCCTGTACTTAGATTCACCCCTAGTTCCAGGCAAAACACGTTTCCTTTGTCCACTGTTGCTTCTCCAACGAGGGTGGCCCCAGGTGCAGCCCCTCGGGGCTCACCGCTCCCGTGCTCCCTCCTCGTCCCTACAaaacaggccaaaaaaaaaaaaaggcagaaggcCCAGACCGGTGGGTGGACGAAGCCCTCTCCTCCCCTTTCTTCTCGCTCACAGCCCAGCGGGAAGAGCAAGGACTGCGTGTTCACCGAGATCGTGCTGGAGAACAACTACACGGCCTTCCAGAACGCGCGGCACGAGGGCTGGTTCATGGCCTTCACGCGGCAGGGGCGGCCCCGCCAGGCCTCGCGCAGCCGCCAGAACCAGCGCGAGGCCCACTTCATCAAGCGCCTCTACCAGGGCCAGCTGCCCTTCCCCAACCACGCCGAGAGGCAGAAGCAGTTTGAGTTTGTGGGCTCCGCCCCCACCCGCCGGACCAAGCGCACTCGGCGGCCCCAGCCCCTCACGTagtgggggaggcaggggcagCCACCCCTCACCGGCCTTCCCACCCTTTCCCCTTCCTAATCCAAAGgccgggctggggtggggggaggggaaccAGGCCCCCCAGGAGGCCCACTGAGGACCCTGAAGTGGCCACGCCTCCAGCCGCAGAGGGGGCAGGACTGCAACCACTAGGGGGCTGGCCCCATAGGGGAGCAGCCCCGCAGCCCAGGCGGGCACAAGCTCCCCTCCCGGGTGGGGCCAACCCCCAAGACAGGCCCCATAGTGTTACCCCCAGAAGCGCTCGCCTCCCAGCCCCGGCTCCCAGGAGCAAGTAGAAAGCTCAGTGAATTCAAGGGCTCGCAGACGACGCTGTCTGGAGTTGGGCTGGCCTCAAATTCTGCTTCCCCCTCCCGTGTCCCTCAGTCTGCCCCCAAACCCCAGATTCCTCCTGGCCAGACTGCTGGAAGGAACTTTTTGTTTCAGGaagaaaggggggtggggggcagggctggCCGGTCCTCACATTCCACTACCCGGGCCTGCACCCCGACCCCCAACTCCCAGCCCCAGAATAAAACCATTTTCCTGCAAACGGGTTATCTggagggggtgggatggggtggtggAACCAACCACAAATCTCAAGTGGTAACAACCTTGCTTCTCTaaaagaggcacagagaggcgCCTGTGCTCGTCGCAGAAGATAAGCGCGCCCGAGGCCGGGGCGCCGCCCTGGCAGGTGGAGGTGCCGGCCACAGGGGCCCGCCTGGGCCAGCGCCGCGCATTCCCGCAGGGGGGACAGGGTCCGAGTCGAGGGGATGCGGTGACAGGGGGGCCCTGCGCGCCGGAAGGCTCCGCACCCTAGCCCCCAGGGAGGCTGCGGTCCAGGGCGTGCCCGGGCCCCGGGGACAGGCGGGCGCGCCCCTCCCTCCGCGCGGCTCGGGTTTCCTCGGCTCTCGGCGCGCGGCCCCCGCTACCTGTTGGGTCGAAAGGAACCCAAAGCCTCGGGCCGGCCTGAGCCGCCGGGGCcgggggccgggggccgggggCCGGAGCGGGGCGGCCCAGCCCGGGGGCACCAGGCCCGGGGGGCGCGGGCGAGCGGCCCCGGCTCGGCGCGGAGCCGGGCCGCTCCCGGTAGCCCGTGGCGGGGCGGCCTGCGGACGCCTGGAGCCTCCTCGCCGGGAGCAAGATTGCTTTTTTCCGGTGAGGAGGGCTGcggagggtgggggcgggggcgagGGCGAGACTCGGGGCTCTTGTTCTCCCAGGTCCCCGCTGGGGGCGGAGGAGGGGGCAACACCTGAGGGGGGACCTCAATGGGAGGAGGAGGCCGCGGGGCTTAGCCCGGATGGCCCAGGGGGAGGGCTGCCAGAGCCGGGCTGGGAAAGGAAGCGGGGCAGagccccctaccccccacccagAGCGTTGGGTGGGCTTTCCCACCAGCCTCCAGGTGTGTGTTTGGGGAGCGGAACTAAGAGGCCATAAAAACCGCCTCTTTCCTTCTTATTTAATCTTGTCAAGGGGGAGGCCCTTCCcagcagcaccccccaccccccaccccgcccgctCCTCAAGAGAACACCTTCATTCGGCCCTCTCCTCTGCTGAGGGACCTCCAGCCTCGgtttcccctttcctccctcttctttaAGATAATGCTGGGGAGGAGGGttatggagaaagaaataaaaagatgaaagacaGCCCTTCCCCAAGAATGACctgaaaatgagacagaatgttGCGGGGCCTGGTTTAGTCAAAATGGGAGGTGGGCCCAGCAAGTTCTCCTGGTGCCCAAGTTGGGGGTTGGGTGAGGACCCCAGCAGAGCCTGACACCCTCAACCCTGGGCAAGTTAGAAGGTGGGGACAGGGCCGAGAGGGAGGCCCCCAGACCCCAGCACAGACATTCTCCCGCCCTCCAGCTTGTCATAATTACTTTTCACCaggttgctttctttctttcttttttttttttttttttttgctctcccCCATCACAAAGAGTCCTAATCCTGGGAAGAGCGCGGGCCGTGCTGGGGGTAGTTTTCTGGGGGGTGTGTAGGGAGGGTGGTCTGGGGCCACAGCTGATAACTGGTGAGTTCAATGGGACTTTAAAAGCAGGGGCAACACCCAGCAATTACTTGAGGACAAAAGGTTGGGAGCCCCCCAGGTGTGGTGGACTGGACTTTGGGGAGCTGGGGGAGGAGACAGGGAAGGAGATGTGTTGGGGAGGGGAGCTCTTACAATCCCTCTGATTTCCTCAGGAATTTGAGACATTCTTTAAAACTCCAGCCTGCCTCCCCcaacccgccccccaccccagccggGCTCtctgacccacccccaccactccctCCCCCGGGTTAGAGACAGCTTCAAAGGTGGACGGGGGCCCTTTGTCCTGCCTGTGCTTTCTTCTCTGCCTTGCTctggcccctccctccctctctttgacctcCCCAGCATAGACAGGCCTCTGGGGGCCGGCTCCAGAAAGCACTCActgtttcctttcttgctttttgAGGTGAGACCTGGCTGGGAGGGACAGAGAATGAGGAAGGACAAGGGCAGCTCCAAAAGGCCTGTGCTGTCTTAGGGAGTGCCATCACTCCACCCCAAGCCCCAAACCTGCGGAGTGTCTGATACCTGCTTCTGGGTTTGGACTTGCCTCGCTGACCCTTCTCTTCACCACACCTTTTAGTGCCTCTCCACCCAGTATCCAGGCTCTATACTCTGGGTCACCTTTCGTACTCTGGGGAAATCTGTTCAGCTCATTCACTCTGAGTTGCTAGTGACTTAGAAGAAGCCAAAGGAATGAATGTCTAATAGTGAAACTTCAGAGGGGATTTAATATGTAGATGCATGTGGTGGGAAGGAGGCTTTCCTAGGTCCCTCAGAAGCCCCAATACCGGCGATCCTGGTTGCTTCTGTGTGCCTGTAGACTAAGCAAGTGCCTGAAGActaaggatgggggtggggacaggggctCACTGCTAATAGTCCCTTCGGGGGAAGTTACAAGGTAGAGGAACAAGCCtcaaatcctttgcctatttATGATTACCAAGAATTCTAGCTAATAATAGCCTATGTATTGATCTCTCCCTTTCTTGTTCTGCCCTCCAAACAGCCTTATGAGGCAGAAGGGAACCAAAAGGGAAATCCACCCATATTTTAGTCCACACAATGGCTTCA
Coding sequences:
- the FGF17 gene encoding fibroblast growth factor 17 isoform X1; the protein is MGAARLLPNLTLCLQLLILCCQTQGENHPSPNFNQYVRDQGAMTDQLSRRQTREYQLYSRTSGRHVQVTGRRVSATAEDGNKFAKLIVETDTFGSRVRIKGAESEKYICMNKRGKLIGKPSGKSKDCVFTEIVLENNYTAFQNARHEGWFMAFTRQGRPRQASRSRQNQREAHFIKRLYQGQLPFPNHAERQKQFEFVGSAPTRRTKRTRRPQPLT
- the FGF17 gene encoding fibroblast growth factor 17 isoform X2, which produces MGAARLLPNLTLCLQLLILCCQTQYVRDQGAMTDQLSRRQTREYQLYSRTSGRHVQVTGRRVSATAEDGNKFAKLIVETDTFGSRVRIKGAESEKYICMNKRGKLIGKPSGKSKDCVFTEIVLENNYTAFQNARHEGWFMAFTRQGRPRQASRSRQNQREAHFIKRLYQGQLPFPNHAERQKQFEFVGSAPTRRTKRTRRPQPLT